The DNA region TCCAGCAGGTCATCGTCGTTGTTCAGCAGGTTCCAGGCCAGCTCGGTCATCGGCTCCGGGAACCTGGCCATCATCCGGCGCATGTTCACCATGACACCGGCCAGGGCGTCGGCCAGGGGGGCCCGTTCGTGGGGTGCGTGCACCGCCCAAGCGGTGCGGCTGAGCCGGAATTCGAGGCCGGCCTTGAACAATCGGAAGCCCATCTCCAGGTCGTCCAGACCCCAGAGGACTATCCCCTCGTCGAAGCCGTCCACCCGCCAGTAGTCGTCGGCGGATATGGAGAAGTTGAGCCCCCAGAGCAGGACCCACGGTGCGACCATCCGGCCGAGGTCGAAGTCGGTCTTGGCGAACGCCGCGTGCCGGGCATCGAGGAAGGCCTTCGAGTCGTGGAACCGAGCGACGACGTCCTCCGGCAGCGACTCGGCCACCGCCTCGGCCAGACCGGGGGGAGGTTCCTTCTCGAAGTCGTAGCCCCAGGTGTAGCCCACCACGACCAGCCGTTCGCCGTTGGCGTGGGCCGCGACGTGCTCGTTCAAGAAGTCCGGCCCGACGTATACGCCGCTGTCGAGAAAGACCAGCAGCGGCGCGGCGGCCAGCCGGGCGCCGGCGTTGCGGGCCAGGCACACCCGGTTGCCCTCGTCCGGCTGGAAGTGGTATTTGATCCGCAGCTGCTGCGACGCCTCTTCGACCACCGCGCGGCTACCGTCCGACGAACCGTCGTCAGCCACGACGACCTCGAATTCGTCGGCCGGCATCCGCTGCCGGGCGAGGTTCCGCAGCGTCTCACGCAACAAGTCCCGCCGGTTGTAGGTCGGGATGACCACCGTCACCCGGGGAACCGAGCTTGCTGTCCCAGTAGCGTCCACTCTGCCAGCATGCCGACGGCAACCTCCGCACTCATCTCCCAGCGTGCCGTCCGCGACGCATTCATGAAGATGCCCACGTGACGACGGTTGGGTGACGCTTGCAAGGCGTCGCCCGACCCGGAGAGGGAGAAGTCGAGGTCATCCCGTTGCTGATGACGCTTCGGGCGATCAACCCTTTCCACATCAACGACGTGATTGTGGCTCGGTCTGGACACGACGCCCGGTCGCCCGAGTCGGCCTGATGACCCGCCACAGGGCCGCCTGTTCGCACTGCAAACCAGCACATGTCGGTAAGGGGATGAGTGCTATGCCTGTCGTCAACGAGATGCCGCGCACGTTGCGGAACGCGGCGGAGCTCGCCGAGACCGACCGGCGGGTGCTGGTGCATCCGCACCATCACGGCGGCCGGTCGAAGCGCATCACGATCGTCCGCGGTGACGGTTGCACGGTGTGGGACGCGTCCGGTGTGGAACTGCTGGACGTCATGGGCGCCGGCAACTGGGTCGCGCAGGTCGGGCACGGTCGGCCGGAACTGGCTGACGCGGCGGCCCGTCAGATGCGCAAGCTGGCGTACTACACCGGGTTCGACATCTTCGCCAACGACCAGTCCATCACGCTCGCGCAGCGGCTGGTCGACCTGGCCCCCGACGGACTGGACCGGGTGTTCTTCACCAACGGTGGCTCTGAGAGCGTGGAGACGGCCTTCAAGTTCGCCCGGCTCTATCACCACCACCGTGGCGAGCCCGAGCGCGTCTGGTTCATCTCGCGGAACTTCGCCTATCACGGCTCCACCTACGCCAGCGGCGCCGCGACCGGGTTCCCCGGCATTCACGCGGGCATCGGGCCGGAGTTCCCGAACGTGGCGCGGATCTCGCCCCCGCATAGCTACCGCGCGCCGGACATGTGTCCCGGCCGGGATCTCACCGACTTCCTCATCGAGGAGCTGGCCACCACCATCGAGCGGATCGGCCCCGGCAACGTGGCGGCGATGATCGGCGAGCCGGTCATGGGCGGCGCGGGGATTCTCATACCGCCTGCGGACTACTGGCCGCGGGTCCGCGAGCTGCTGTCGCGCCACGGGATCCTGCTCATCGCCGACGAGGTCGTCACCGGTTTCGGCCGGACCGGCGCCTGGTACGACTCGGCCGAGCGCGGTATGCAGGCCGACCTGGTGACCGTAGCGAAGGGCCTCACCAGCGGCTACGCCCCGCTGGGGGCGGTGCTCATGAGCGACGCGATCGCCGAGACGATCGCCGGCGGCGACACGTATCTGTTCCACGGTCACACCTACTCCGGCCACGCCACCGCCTGCGCGGTCGCGCACGCCAATCTCGACCTGCTTGAGCAGGAAGGCCTGGTGGATCGATCCCGCACGGTCGGCACGTGGCTGCGCGAGGCATTGGCCCCCCTGGCCGACCTGCCCGAGGTCGGCGAGGTGCGGGTAGCCGGCGCCACCGCCGGCGTGGAACTGGTGGCCGACCGGGACACCCGGGAACCGTTGATGGCCGACTGGGTCACCGTCGCCCTGCGCGACGAGCACCACGTGGCTGCCCGGGAGTACGGCAACACCCTCGTCATGGCCCCGCCGCTGGTCATCTCCCGGCCCGAGGTCGACCGCGCCGCGCAGGCGCTGGCCGACGTGCTGCGCCGCCGACCCGCCAGGCACTCGTGATGGAGTCCTACGACTACGTCATCGTCGGTGCCGGCACCGCCGGCTGCGTGCTCGCGGCGCGGCTGAGCGAGGACCCTGACGTGACGGTGTGCCTGCTCGAGGCCGGACCTGTCGACGACTCGGACAACATCCGCATCCCGGCGGCGGGCGGCAAGCTGCTGCGCTCGCAGTACGACTGGGACTACAACAGCAACGAGGAGCCACAGCTGGGCGGGCGCCGGCTCTATCTGCCGCGGGGACGTGTCCTCGGCGGCACCAGCGCGCTCAACGGCATGGTGCACATCCGGGGCAACGCCCGCGACTTCGACGAGTGGTGTCAGCCCGGCTGGACCTACGAGACCATGCTGCCGTACTTCGTCGGCTGCGAGGACAACGAGCGAGGCGCCTCGGCTTACCACGGGACCGGCGGCCCGCTGCCGGTCGCCGAGGGCCGTTCGCGCAACCCGATGGCGGCGGCGTTCGTACGTGCCGCGGTGGAGGCCGGGTTTCCGGCCAACGACGACTTCAACGGCCCGAGCCAGGACGGTTTCGGCTTCTATCAGGTGAACCAGCGCAACGGGCGGCGGTGCAGCGCTGCGGCGGCATACCTGCACCCGTCGGCTGCTCGACCCAACCTGACCGTGCGTACCCGAACCCACGCACACCGCGTCCTCGTCGAGGGCGGGCGGGCCTGCGGGGTACGGGTCCAGCGGTACGACGAGGTGGTCGACATCCGGGCGCAGCGCGAGGTCATCGTGGCCGCCGGGGCGTACAACTCTCCGCAGTTGCTGATGCTGTCCGGGATCGGTCCGGCCGAACGCCTCGCCGCAGTGGGCGTGCCGGTCCTCGCCGACCTGCCCGAGGTCGGCCGCAACCTGCAGGACCATCCCGCCCTGTACCTGGTCTTCACCCACGACGAGCCGGTCAGCCTGCTGTCCGCCGGTGAGGAAAGGAACGTTCGCCAGTTCGAGGCCGACGGCAGCGGACCGCTGTCGTCCAACGTGCCGGAAGCCGGTGGCTTCGTACGTACCCAGAGCGGCCTGGCGGCCCCCGACGTGCAGTACCACGTGCTGCCGGTGATGTTCGTCGAGTGCGCCCTCGGCGAGTCGGTCGAGCACGGCATTTCCTTCGGTCCCTGCGTGTTGCGGCCAGCCAGCCGAGGCGAGGTCAACCTTGCCTCCGACGACCCGACAGCCAAGCCGCGTATCCGGCACCAGTACTACGAGGAGACTGCGGACCTGCGGACGATGACAGCCGGCCTGCGAATCGCCATGGAGTTGGCCAGGCAGCCATCGCTGGCGCCGTACACCGTGCGCCCGTACGCGTACCCGGCTTCCACCGACGAGGCGGACCTGCACGCGTTCGTGCGGGCACACACCCAGTCGATCTTCCACCCGGCCGGCACCTGCGCGATCGGCCCCGTGCTGGACCCGGATCTGAGGGTGCACGGGGTGGACGGCCTGCGCGTGGTGGACGCGTCCGTGCTGCCGCTTGTGCCGAGGGGCAACACCAACGCCCCGATCGTCGCGGTCGCGGAGCGGGCGGCGGACCTGATCCGTGGCCGCGCCGAGCCGGCCCACACCCGCCAGGGCTTGATGGGTGTGCATCAATGAGCGAGAGGCTCGGCAGTCGGGCGGTCGTGCTCGGCGCCGGAATCGCGGGCCTTGTGACGGCCCGGGTGCTGGCGGACCGGTATGCCCAGGTCGTGGTCGTCGAGCGCAACACCGTCGTCGGCGTGACCGGCCCGCGTGCGGGTGTGCCGCAGGGTCACCACGCGCACGCTCTGCTGGCCCGAGGACAGGAGGTGATGGAGCGGCTCTTCCCCGGTATGCAGGCCGACCTGACCGCCGACGGCGTGCTCAGCGGCGACCTGTCGGGGGATCTGCGCTGGTACTTGCGCGGTCGCGCGCTGCAGCAGTCGCATTCGCGCCTGACCAGCGTCTCGGCCAACCGACCGACGCTCGAGGCCTGTGTGCGCCGGCGGGTCGTCGAGATGCCTGACGTGCTCGTGCGGGAGCGCACCGTTGTGCAAGGTCTGGCGACGACGAGCGACCACAGCCGGGTCACCGGCGTGCGGGTCGTCGGAGACGAACCAGGGGCGACACCCGAGACGATCGACGCCGACCTGGTGGTCGACGCGACCGGCCGCGGCAGCCGCACCCCGGTGTGGCTGGAGCAGTTCGGCTACCAACGGCCGGCAGAGGACAAGGTGCGAATCGACCTGGCCTATGTGTCGCAGTACTTCCGGTTGCGCACCGACCCGTTCGGCACCGACCTGGCGATCAACTCGGTGCCGCACCCGGGCAACACGCGCGGAGCCTTCTTCGGCAAGTTCCCCGATGACGTGGCCCTGTTGTCCCTTACCGGGCTGCTCGGCGACCACCCGCCGAGGGACCCCGACGGCTTCCTGGCCTTCGCCCGTTCGCTGCCGGTGCCGGACGTGTACGACGGGCTGCGCGACGCCGAGCCGCTGACCGAGCCCGTGACCTTCACCTTCCCGGCGAGCCTGCGTCGCCGGTACGAGCGGCTGTCCCGCTTCCCGGAGCGCCTACTCGTGCTCGGCGACGCGGTCTGCAGCTTCAACCCGGTCTACGGCCAGGGCATGACGGTCGCCGCCATCGAGGCCATGACGCTGCGTACGTGGCTGCTTCGCGGCGTGCCGCCCGAGCCGCGCGGGTTCCTGCGCGACATCGGTCGCGTCGTGGACGTGCCATGGCAGATCTCCACCAGCGGCGACCTCGACTTCCCAGGTGTACCCGGCAAACGGTCGGCGATGGTGCGCATGGGCAACGCTTACATGGCCCGGGTGCAGTACGCGGCGACCAAGGACCAGTCCGTCACCGCGACGTTCATGCGGGTGGCCGGCCTGGTCGACCCGCCGAGCGCGCTGATGCGCCCCGGCTTCGTCCGGCGCGTGCTGCGGCTGTCACACGACCGCACAACCGGGCCGGCGGCCGAATCCCTCACCGCATTCGACCGAACCGACCAGTTAGAGAGGCCGCGTCATGAAACCGTTCCGCATCGAGATTCCGCAGGCCGCCATCGACGATCTCAACCGTCGGTTGGCCGACGTCCGCTGGCCCGCACCACTGGGAGACGACGACTGGAGCCGCGGTGTACCGGTGTGGTACCTGCGTGAGCTCGTCGAGTACTGGCGTACCCAGTACGACTGGCGGGCCGCCGAGGCTGAGCTGAACCGGTACCCCCAGTTCCTCGCCGAGATCAACGGCGCCACCGTGCACTTCCTGCACGTACGTTCCCCGGAGCCGGACGCGGTGCCGATGCTGATCACCCACGGCTGGCCGGGCTCGGTGGCCGAGTTCCTCGACGTCATCGGCCCGCTGACCGACCCTGCCGCGCACGGCGGCGACCGGGCCGACGCGTTCCACCTCGTCATTGCCAGTCCGCCGGGATTCGGCTTCTCCGGCCCGGCCCGCCCGGGGTGGCACGCGGGCACCATCGCGCCGGTCTGGGCCGAGCTGATGAACCAGCTGGGCTACGACCGGTACGTGGTCCAGGGCGGCGACGCAGGCGCGGTCATCTCGCAGCAGGTCGCCGCCGTGGCACCGGATCATGTCATCGGGTTGCACGTCAACATGCTGATGACCTTTCCGTCCGGCGATCCCGAGGAGCTGGCCGGGCTCAGCGAGGTCGACCAGGCGCGTCTCGCACTCATGGGCCGATTCGACGCGGAGCTGTCCGGATACATGAAGCTGCAGTCGACCCGGCCGCAGACCTTGGCGTACGCGTTGACGGACTCGCCCGTGGGCCAGCTGGCCTGGATCGTGGAGCGGTTCCGGGAGTGGACCGACGCGGCAAAGGTGCCCGACGACGCGGTGTCGAGGGACCGGTTGCTGACCATCGTGGCCATCTACTGGTTCACCGCCACCGCCGGCACGTCGGCCGCGCTCTACTACGAGGGCGCGGAGGGCATGCGCGCGATGGCCTCCGGCTGGCGGCCGGAACCGATCCGGGTCCCGGCCGGTGTCGCGGTGTACCCGCACGATCCCTTCCAGCCGTTGCGCGGGCTGGCGCACCACTACCTGGCCGACATCGTGCGGTGGAACGAGCCCGACCGGGGTGGTCACTTCGCCGCGATGGAGGAGCCGGACCTGTTCGTCGACGACGTGCGAGCCTTCGGTCGTATCGTGCGGTGACGACGAGGGGCAACGCGGCGTCCCGCGATGGACAAAGCGCAGTATCGGAGTAGATCCGTTGATGCACATGGATATGCTTCTGGAGTAGATCGACGGTCCCGCTGACGGCTCCCACAGCGGGTCAACGACACTGAGGACGGTGCCTAGGCATCGGAGGAAGGAAACTGCTGGGTGCCCGAGCGCGAACGAGTGTTCCACCGCTGGTCCGCGACGGCGAGAGCGTCGCTGAGTGGAGGCTTCGTCCCGGCCGCCGTCAGCTGATCCCGCCAGCCGTGGCACTGCTCGTGCGCACGAACGACACCGTCACGGGATCGATGCGCCCAACACTGATACTTCGGAGGCTCCCATGTCGGCAACCGGTAACCCCAAAGTCTCGATAGTGATCCCGACGTACAACCGTCGCGACCGGCTGCACAACACCTTGCACCAGCTCACCCGGCAGGTGCCCGGCACGCCGGAGTTCGAGGTCGTGGTGTCCGACGACGGGTCGTCCGACGACTCGGCGACCGTCGCCAAGTCGTTCGCCGATCGGCTGAACCTGAAATACACCTACCAGGAGGATCTCGGCAACCGGGTCGCGCTCGCGCGCAACAACGGTGCGCGGCTGGCCACCGCACCGATCCTGGTCTTTCTGGACACCGGCGCGATCGCCGGGCCCGACTTCGTACTACAGCACCATCTGGCCCACAGCAACGGTTCGCCCCGGCATGCCCTGGCCGGATACGCCTACGGCTACAACCCCGGGGACCCGATGGTGCAGGTGCCCGACCTCCTCAAGCGGTTCACACCCGAGGAGATGGTGGAGGTCTACGGCCGGGTCCACGAGTTCCTCGACAGTCGCGAGCTGGCGCTGCT from Solwaraspora sp. WMMD791 includes:
- a CDS encoding glycosyltransferase family 2 protein; protein product: MTVVIPTYNRRDLLRETLRNLARQRMPADEFEVVVADDGSSDGSRAVVEEASQQLRIKYHFQPDEGNRVCLARNAGARLAAAPLLVFLDSGVYVGPDFLNEHVAAHANGERLVVVGYTWGYDFEKEPPPGLAEAVAESLPEDVVARFHDSKAFLDARHAAFAKTDFDLGRMVAPWVLLWGLNFSISADDYWRVDGFDEGIVLWGLDDLEMGFRLFKAGLEFRLSRTAWAVHAPHERAPLADALAGVMVNMRRMMARFPEPMTELAWNLLNNDDDLLEVDENYRFLIGCIDQARSVDVAAEVADLLPQLPPGRLAVFGAGRRLPAELAGAVTLDFDADAVAELGATYHAIGIRTLLPDHAVDVVVLTSRLAGLWPRWSAEILAEAARVGGSVQLTPALMRKTAAISR
- a CDS encoding aspartate aminotransferase family protein, coding for MPVVNEMPRTLRNAAELAETDRRVLVHPHHHGGRSKRITIVRGDGCTVWDASGVELLDVMGAGNWVAQVGHGRPELADAAARQMRKLAYYTGFDIFANDQSITLAQRLVDLAPDGLDRVFFTNGGSESVETAFKFARLYHHHRGEPERVWFISRNFAYHGSTYASGAATGFPGIHAGIGPEFPNVARISPPHSYRAPDMCPGRDLTDFLIEELATTIERIGPGNVAAMIGEPVMGGAGILIPPADYWPRVRELLSRHGILLIADEVVTGFGRTGAWYDSAERGMQADLVTVAKGLTSGYAPLGAVLMSDAIAETIAGGDTYLFHGHTYSGHATACAVAHANLDLLEQEGLVDRSRTVGTWLREALAPLADLPEVGEVRVAGATAGVELVADRDTREPLMADWVTVALRDEHHVAAREYGNTLVMAPPLVISRPEVDRAAQALADVLRRRPARHS
- a CDS encoding GMC family oxidoreductase N-terminal domain-containing protein, whose translation is MESYDYVIVGAGTAGCVLAARLSEDPDVTVCLLEAGPVDDSDNIRIPAAGGKLLRSQYDWDYNSNEEPQLGGRRLYLPRGRVLGGTSALNGMVHIRGNARDFDEWCQPGWTYETMLPYFVGCEDNERGASAYHGTGGPLPVAEGRSRNPMAAAFVRAAVEAGFPANDDFNGPSQDGFGFYQVNQRNGRRCSAAAAYLHPSAARPNLTVRTRTHAHRVLVEGGRACGVRVQRYDEVVDIRAQREVIVAAGAYNSPQLLMLSGIGPAERLAAVGVPVLADLPEVGRNLQDHPALYLVFTHDEPVSLLSAGEERNVRQFEADGSGPLSSNVPEAGGFVRTQSGLAAPDVQYHVLPVMFVECALGESVEHGISFGPCVLRPASRGEVNLASDDPTAKPRIRHQYYEETADLRTMTAGLRIAMELARQPSLAPYTVRPYAYPASTDEADLHAFVRAHTQSIFHPAGTCAIGPVLDPDLRVHGVDGLRVVDASVLPLVPRGNTNAPIVAVAERAADLIRGRAEPAHTRQGLMGVHQ
- a CDS encoding FAD-dependent oxidoreductase — translated: MSERLGSRAVVLGAGIAGLVTARVLADRYAQVVVVERNTVVGVTGPRAGVPQGHHAHALLARGQEVMERLFPGMQADLTADGVLSGDLSGDLRWYLRGRALQQSHSRLTSVSANRPTLEACVRRRVVEMPDVLVRERTVVQGLATTSDHSRVTGVRVVGDEPGATPETIDADLVVDATGRGSRTPVWLEQFGYQRPAEDKVRIDLAYVSQYFRLRTDPFGTDLAINSVPHPGNTRGAFFGKFPDDVALLSLTGLLGDHPPRDPDGFLAFARSLPVPDVYDGLRDAEPLTEPVTFTFPASLRRRYERLSRFPERLLVLGDAVCSFNPVYGQGMTVAAIEAMTLRTWLLRGVPPEPRGFLRDIGRVVDVPWQISTSGDLDFPGVPGKRSAMVRMGNAYMARVQYAATKDQSVTATFMRVAGLVDPPSALMRPGFVRRVLRLSHDRTTGPAAESLTAFDRTDQLERPRHETVPHRDSAGRHRRSQPSVGRRPLARTTGRRRLEPRCTGVVPA
- a CDS encoding epoxide hydrolase family protein — translated: MADVRWPAPLGDDDWSRGVPVWYLRELVEYWRTQYDWRAAEAELNRYPQFLAEINGATVHFLHVRSPEPDAVPMLITHGWPGSVAEFLDVIGPLTDPAAHGGDRADAFHLVIASPPGFGFSGPARPGWHAGTIAPVWAELMNQLGYDRYVVQGGDAGAVISQQVAAVAPDHVIGLHVNMLMTFPSGDPEELAGLSEVDQARLALMGRFDAELSGYMKLQSTRPQTLAYALTDSPVGQLAWIVERFREWTDAAKVPDDAVSRDRLLTIVAIYWFTATAGTSAALYYEGAEGMRAMASGWRPEPIRVPAGVAVYPHDPFQPLRGLAHHYLADIVRWNEPDRGGHFAAMEEPDLFVDDVRAFGRIVR